A window from Schistocerca gregaria isolate iqSchGreg1 chromosome 8, iqSchGreg1.2, whole genome shotgun sequence encodes these proteins:
- the LOC126285076 gene encoding tigger transposable element-derived protein 2-like, translating to MPSHPSNEELCDREIAAKLLLPNVTPILLIYRKQYLRRMSQDDSNPLVDTIEKTNVKDVVYWAAQAWQNILENTLRKSWRKLWTSLEFQDNLVANEEENLLQMIQTISGCEGASEGDIDEWKAADGACLENLTDADLVAAVTQDKEEVDCCDGSDNEYESDKGEMILHSDAAEALDLMLRYLEQQPTVYETMV from the coding sequence atGCCATCTCACCCCAGCAATGAGGAATTATGTGATAGAGAAATTGCGGCGAAGTTATTGCTGCCGAATGTTACACCAATtctactgatttacagaaaacagtatttaagAAGGATGAGCCAAGATGACAGCAATCCTTTAGTGGACACAATagaaaagaccaatgtgaaggatgttgtttattgggccgctCAGGCATGGCAGAATATattagaaaatactctgagaaaatcatggagaaaactgtggacatctcttgaatttcaggacaacctagttgcaaacgaagaggaaaatctactacaaatgatacagacaatatCTGGATGTGAAGGAGCTAGTGAAGGAGACATAGATGAGTGGAAGGCAGCGGATGGGGCATGCTTGGAGAACCTTACTgatgctgatttagttgctgctgtgactcaagacaaGGAAGAAGTGGATTGCTGTGATGGAAGTGACAATGAGTATGAAAGTGACAAAGGAGAGATGATACtacacagtgacgcagcagaagcccttgacctcatgctacgttatttggagcaacagcccactgtTTATGAGACGATGGTGTAA